Proteins encoded in a region of the Spiribacter sp. 1M189 genome:
- a CDS encoding TrkH family potassium uptake protein yields MREILRGVGFLLHAPGAMALASLPIAWWGGERWGMVGLLVTAAVSLIPAQVLIWTTRGPTEFYRYQSMLIAAISWLLITMIGAIPFFVSAHLSPPSMEAATAFFRYPAHAFFESVSGFTSTGLTVVAAASELPHHIQWWRSFIQWIGGIGVILLLLAVIPAERGAINLYFSEARDEKILPTVKSTVQAIWAIYVGYTLVGIALLWVAGEPLWRAINHAMAAISTGGFTITDDGIANAPAQVKLAYVPIMLVGAISFLVHYRMVVQRVRFRALWQLLEVRVFVYVLVFGSLILWVHRALVGGESDPVSSLVLWVSAMTASGVASVDLTTVDNGSLLLLLVGLAMGGMAGSAAGGIKHLRVGLLFKDVIGQLRRLRATPHEVVVLRYNGNRITPEEMAALGHTALRLVSVFILLWLAGVFLMLYWMPEDMPLSYIFFDTASAIFNNGLGVGIAGPDLDSGSALVMSMLMLLGRLEVFPLLLLAAFFLGRR; encoded by the coding sequence GTGCGCGAGATACTGCGCGGCGTCGGTTTCCTCCTGCATGCGCCCGGCGCCATGGCCCTGGCGTCGCTGCCCATCGCCTGGTGGGGGGGCGAGCGTTGGGGCATGGTGGGCCTGCTGGTGACCGCGGCGGTCTCGCTGATCCCGGCCCAGGTGCTCATCTGGACGACGCGTGGCCCGACCGAGTTCTATCGCTACCAGTCGATGTTGATCGCGGCGATCAGCTGGCTGCTGATTACGATGATCGGTGCCATCCCGTTTTTCGTCAGCGCCCATCTCTCGCCCCCGTCGATGGAGGCCGCGACGGCCTTCTTCCGCTATCCGGCCCATGCCTTTTTCGAGTCGGTGTCGGGTTTTACCTCCACCGGGCTGACCGTGGTGGCCGCCGCCTCTGAGCTGCCGCACCATATCCAGTGGTGGCGCAGCTTTATTCAGTGGATTGGCGGCATCGGCGTGATCCTGCTGCTGCTCGCGGTCATTCCGGCGGAGCGCGGTGCCATCAACCTCTACTTCTCCGAGGCTCGTGACGAGAAGATCCTGCCCACCGTCAAATCCACCGTTCAGGCGATCTGGGCGATCTATGTCGGCTACACGCTGGTGGGCATCGCGCTGCTATGGGTTGCCGGAGAACCGCTCTGGCGGGCGATCAACCATGCCATGGCGGCGATCTCCACGGGCGGGTTCACCATCACCGATGACGGCATCGCCAATGCCCCGGCACAGGTCAAACTGGCGTACGTCCCGATCATGCTGGTCGGTGCCATCAGCTTTCTGGTGCACTATCGTATGGTGGTCCAGCGCGTCCGCTTCAGGGCGCTCTGGCAGCTGCTGGAAGTCCGTGTCTTCGTCTATGTCCTGGTGTTCGGCAGCCTGATCCTCTGGGTGCATCGCGCGCTGGTGGGCGGCGAGAGCGATCCGGTCAGCTCGCTGGTGCTCTGGGTCTCGGCAATGACGGCGAGTGGTGTGGCGTCCGTCGATCTGACAACGGTGGATAACGGCTCGCTGCTGCTGTTGCTGGTCGGGCTGGCCATGGGAGGTATGGCCGGTTCGGCCGCCGGGGGGATCAAACACTTGCGGGTCGGTCTGCTGTTCAAGGATGTCATTGGCCAGCTGCGCCGTCTGCGGGCCACCCCGCATGAGGTGGTGGTGCTGCGCTACAACGGCAACCGCATCACGCCGGAGGAGATGGCGGCACTCGGCCACACGGCGCTGCGCCTGGTGAGCGTGTTCATCCTGCTATGGCTGGCCGGTGTGTTCCTCATGCTCTACTGGATGCCCGAGGACATGCCGCTCTCCTACATCTTCTTCGATACGGCGTCGGCGATTTTCAACAATGGCCTGGGGGTGGGGATTGCCGGGCCGGACCTGGACAGCGGGTCGGCGCTGGTCATGAGCATGCTGATGCTGCTCGGGCGCCTCGAGGTCTTTCCGCTCCTCCTGCTGGCGGCGTTCTTCCTGGGGCGGCGATAG
- the typA gene encoding translational GTPase TypA: protein MTTTPNPTDVRNLRNIAIIAHVDHGKTTLVDQLLQQSGTLESRGEAQERIMDSNDLERERGITILSKNTAIEWQDLRVNIVDTPGHADFGGEVERVLSMVDSVLLLVDAVDGPMPQTRFVTQKALARGLKPIVVVNKVDRDGARPDWVVDKTFDLFDNLGASDEQLDFPVIYASALNGYAGTDSDVRSGDMTPLFELIRDSVPSPEVDAEGPFRMQVISLDYNSYVGVIGIGRIERGVIKSGQNLACIDRDGNRRSVRLLQVLGFMGLERVEVPEASAGDIIAFTGIDGINISDTLCDPNAVEALPALTVDEPTVSMTFQVNTSPFVGREGKYVTSRQLRDRLMRELVHNVALRVEDTEDPEKFRVSGRGELHLGILIENMRREGYELGVSRPEVITREVDGWLEEPFEQLTVDVEEDYQGAVMQRLGERGGELTDMLPDGRGRVRLDYIIPARGLIGFRTEFLTATSGTGLMYHVFDHYGPVKPADYGQRVNGVLIAMAKGKALAYALFNLQDRGKLFIGPGEEVYEGMVVGLHSRDNDLVVNPMKAKQLTNVRAAGSDENIILTPPQRLTLEQALEFIDDDELVEVTPGAIRIRKKYLLEHERKRAAKAGA from the coding sequence ATGACGACGACGCCGAACCCCACCGATGTGCGCAACCTGCGCAATATCGCCATCATCGCCCATGTCGACCATGGCAAGACCACGCTGGTCGACCAGCTCCTGCAGCAGTCCGGCACGCTGGAATCGCGTGGCGAGGCCCAGGAGCGGATCATGGATTCGAACGATCTCGAGCGCGAGCGCGGGATCACGATCCTCTCCAAGAACACCGCCATCGAGTGGCAGGATCTGCGGGTCAACATCGTCGACACGCCCGGTCATGCGGATTTCGGTGGCGAGGTCGAGCGCGTGCTGTCGATGGTCGACTCGGTCCTGCTGCTCGTGGACGCGGTGGACGGGCCCATGCCGCAGACCCGCTTCGTCACCCAGAAGGCGCTGGCCCGGGGCCTCAAGCCCATCGTGGTGGTCAACAAGGTGGATCGCGACGGGGCCCGGCCCGACTGGGTGGTGGACAAGACCTTTGATCTGTTCGACAACCTCGGTGCCAGTGACGAGCAGCTCGATTTTCCGGTGATCTATGCCTCGGCGCTGAACGGCTACGCCGGCACCGACTCCGATGTGCGCAGCGGCGACATGACGCCGCTCTTCGAGCTCATCCGCGACAGCGTGCCGTCGCCCGAGGTGGACGCCGAGGGGCCATTCCGGATGCAGGTCATCTCCCTTGACTACAACAGCTACGTCGGCGTCATCGGCATCGGCCGGATCGAGCGCGGCGTGATCAAGAGCGGCCAGAACCTGGCCTGTATCGACCGCGACGGCAATCGCCGTTCGGTGCGACTCCTCCAGGTCCTCGGCTTCATGGGCCTTGAGCGGGTGGAGGTGCCGGAGGCCAGCGCCGGCGACATCATCGCCTTTACCGGCATCGACGGGATCAACATCTCCGATACGCTCTGCGATCCCAATGCGGTGGAGGCACTGCCGGCACTGACGGTGGACGAGCCGACGGTTTCCATGACCTTCCAGGTCAACACCTCGCCATTTGTCGGCCGCGAGGGCAAGTACGTCACCTCCCGGCAGCTGCGCGACCGGCTCATGCGCGAGCTCGTGCACAACGTGGCGCTGCGGGTCGAGGATACCGAGGATCCCGAGAAATTCCGTGTCTCGGGCCGTGGTGAGCTCCACCTCGGCATCCTCATCGAGAACATGCGGCGGGAGGGCTACGAGCTGGGTGTCTCGCGCCCCGAGGTCATCACCCGCGAGGTGGATGGCTGGCTAGAGGAGCCGTTCGAGCAGCTCACTGTGGATGTCGAGGAGGACTACCAGGGGGCGGTCATGCAGCGCCTCGGCGAGCGCGGTGGCGAGCTCACCGACATGCTCCCGGATGGCCGCGGACGGGTGCGGCTCGACTACATCATTCCGGCACGCGGACTGATCGGTTTCCGGACCGAGTTTCTCACGGCCACCTCGGGCACCGGCCTGATGTATCACGTGTTCGATCACTACGGCCCGGTCAAGCCGGCGGACTATGGTCAGCGGGTCAATGGCGTGCTGATCGCCATGGCCAAGGGCAAGGCGCTTGCCTATGCGCTGTTCAACCTGCAGGACCGCGGCAAGCTTTTCATCGGCCCGGGCGAGGAGGTCTACGAGGGCATGGTCGTGGGGCTGCACAGCCGCGACAACGACCTGGTGGTCAACCCGATGAAGGCCAAGCAGCTCACCAACGTGCGGGCGGCCGGCTCGGACGAGAACATCATCCTGACACCGCCGCAGCGCCTCACACTGGAGCAGGCGCTGGAGTTCATCGATGATGATGAGCTCGTGGAGGTGACGCCGGGGGCGATCCGCATCCGCAAGAAATATCTGCTCGAGCACGAGCGCAAGCGCGCCGCCAAGGCTGGCGCCTGA
- the ispA gene encoding (2E,6E)-farnesyl diphosphate synthase gives MATLTEALDNGQQRAEAALHAVLPDPALTPSRLHEAMRYAALTPGKRLRPFLVYQAGALFGETGAALDAPACAVEMIHAYSLVHDDLPAMDDDDLRRGQPTCHRAFDEATAILVGDALQALAFRLIAEAGLVDAGRRIRMVEELARAVGSRGMAGGQAMDLAAVGRQLDIAELEDMHIHKTGALILASLRLGALCAPQAVSADAQAALDRYGHCIGLAFQVQDDVLDVTGDSRHTGKASGADARRDKPTYPGLIGLEESRRFAAELRDQAVDALSPFGAAGDTLRSLADYIIQRDH, from the coding sequence ATGGCGACGCTGACTGAGGCGCTGGATAACGGCCAGCAACGCGCCGAGGCCGCCCTCCACGCGGTATTGCCGGATCCGGCACTGACCCCGTCCCGCCTTCATGAGGCCATGCGCTACGCCGCCCTGACCCCCGGCAAGCGTCTGCGACCCTTTCTGGTCTACCAGGCCGGTGCGCTCTTCGGCGAAACCGGCGCCGCCCTGGACGCACCGGCCTGTGCCGTGGAAATGATCCATGCCTACTCGCTGGTGCATGACGATCTGCCGGCGATGGACGATGATGACCTGCGCCGGGGCCAGCCCACCTGCCATCGCGCCTTCGACGAAGCGACCGCCATCCTGGTGGGGGATGCCCTGCAGGCACTGGCCTTCCGGCTGATCGCCGAGGCCGGCCTGGTCGATGCCGGGCGACGGATCCGCATGGTCGAAGAGCTGGCCAGAGCGGTCGGCTCGCGCGGGATGGCCGGCGGCCAGGCCATGGACCTGGCGGCGGTGGGACGGCAGCTGGATATCGCCGAACTCGAGGATATGCACATTCACAAGACCGGCGCGCTGATTCTCGCCAGTCTCCGTCTCGGCGCGCTCTGCGCACCGCAGGCGGTCAGCGCCGACGCCCAGGCCGCCCTCGACCGCTATGGCCACTGCATCGGACTGGCCTTCCAGGTCCAGGACGATGTCCTTGACGTCACCGGCGACAGCCGCCACACGGGCAAGGCCAGTGGCGCGGATGCGCGTCGCGACAAACCCACCTACCCCGGCCTGATCGGGCTCGAGGAATCGCGCCGCTTTGCCGCCGAACTGCGTGACCAGGCCGTGGATGCCCTGTCGCCGTTCGGCGCCGCCGGCGACACGCTCCGCTCACTCGCCGATTACATCATCCAGCGCGATCACTGA
- a CDS encoding exodeoxyribonuclease VII small subunit, with amino-acid sequence MSNDTETPDFETALKTLETLVERMERGELTLEQSLECFEQGIRLTRECQKALAEAEQRVEILMGRDADAEPEPFGEAGDGDAD; translated from the coding sequence ATGAGCAACGATACCGAGACGCCGGATTTCGAGACGGCACTGAAAACGTTGGAAACCCTGGTGGAGCGCATGGAACGCGGCGAACTCACCCTGGAGCAGTCGCTGGAGTGCTTCGAGCAGGGAATCCGGCTCACCCGCGAATGCCAGAAGGCGCTCGCCGAGGCGGAACAGCGGGTGGAGATCCTCATGGGCCGGGATGCCGACGCCGAACCCGAGCCTTTCGGCGAGGCGGGTGATGGCGACGCTGACTGA
- the parE gene encoding DNA topoisomerase IV subunit B encodes MSERYDSAAIEVLTGLDPVRRRPGMYTDTTRPNHLAQEVVDNSVDEAIAGHCQRIDVTLHRDGSLSVSDDGRGMPVDVHPEEGAPGVEVILSRLHAGGKFSRESYQFSGGLHGVGVSVVNALSTRLEVAIRRDGREWHMAFADGEKIRDLEAVGEVGRRNTGTRLHFWPDARYFDSVKFSLPRLRHVLRAKAVLCPGLTVRLLEEGSGEETVWHYEKGLADYLGSALGDHERLPEAAFTGEFTAEHEAAEWAVAWLPEDGDALQESYVNLIPTLQGGTHVNGLRTGLTEALREFCEFRNLLPRGVRIAPEDVWERVVYVLSVKLEEPQFSGQTKERLSSRECATFVSGVVKDAFSLWLNEHTGEAEKLVELVLASAQRRMRAARKVTRKRVTQGPALPGKLADCSSQDPGISELFLVEGDSAGGSAKQARDREFQAVMPLRGKILNTWEVDPAEVMASQEVHDIAVALGIEPGSEDLSGLRYAKVCVLADADPDGAHIATLLCALFLRHFPALVRAGHVFMAMPPLYRIDVGKETWYALDEEERQGILDRISAEKRRGKVATTRFKGLGEMNPLQLRETTMAPDTRRLVQLTVDAPEETETLMAMLLGKRAAAQRRAWLERKGDLADVLV; translated from the coding sequence ATGAGCGAACGCTACGATTCCGCGGCCATTGAGGTCCTCACCGGCCTCGACCCGGTGCGCCGCCGTCCCGGGATGTACACCGACACCACCCGGCCCAACCACCTGGCTCAGGAGGTGGTCGATAACAGCGTTGATGAGGCCATCGCCGGTCACTGTCAGCGCATCGATGTGACCCTGCACCGCGACGGCTCTCTATCGGTGAGTGACGACGGGCGGGGGATGCCGGTGGATGTTCATCCGGAGGAGGGCGCTCCCGGCGTCGAGGTGATCCTCAGTCGGCTGCATGCCGGCGGCAAGTTCTCCCGCGAGAGCTATCAGTTCTCGGGCGGCCTGCACGGTGTGGGTGTCTCCGTGGTCAATGCCCTGTCAACGCGGCTCGAGGTCGCGATCCGGCGCGACGGCCGGGAATGGCATATGGCTTTCGCGGACGGCGAGAAGATCCGCGATCTGGAGGCCGTGGGTGAGGTCGGTCGGCGTAACACCGGCACCCGGCTGCATTTCTGGCCGGACGCGCGCTATTTCGACTCGGTGAAGTTCTCGCTGCCGCGTCTGCGGCATGTGCTGCGCGCAAAGGCCGTGCTCTGCCCCGGCTTGACGGTGCGCCTGCTCGAGGAGGGCAGTGGCGAGGAGACCGTCTGGCATTACGAGAAGGGCCTTGCCGACTATCTGGGCAGTGCGCTGGGCGATCATGAGCGCCTGCCGGAGGCCGCCTTTACCGGCGAGTTCACGGCCGAGCACGAAGCCGCCGAGTGGGCGGTGGCCTGGCTGCCGGAGGACGGCGACGCGCTGCAGGAAAGCTACGTCAACCTCATTCCCACGTTGCAGGGCGGAACCCATGTCAACGGCCTGCGGACCGGGCTGACGGAAGCGCTGAGGGAGTTCTGTGAATTCCGCAATCTGCTGCCCCGCGGCGTGCGTATCGCGCCGGAGGATGTCTGGGAGCGGGTGGTCTACGTCCTGTCGGTCAAGCTCGAGGAGCCGCAGTTCTCGGGCCAGACCAAGGAGCGGCTGTCCTCACGCGAGTGCGCGACGTTCGTCTCCGGTGTGGTCAAGGATGCCTTCAGCCTGTGGCTCAACGAGCACACCGGCGAGGCGGAGAAGCTGGTGGAACTGGTGCTTGCCAGTGCCCAGCGGCGCATGCGCGCGGCCCGCAAGGTCACGCGCAAGCGGGTGACCCAGGGGCCGGCCCTGCCGGGCAAGCTCGCCGACTGCAGCAGTCAGGATCCGGGCATCAGCGAGCTCTTCCTGGTGGAGGGAGACTCTGCCGGCGGTTCCGCCAAGCAGGCCCGTGATCGCGAGTTCCAGGCGGTGATGCCGCTGCGCGGCAAGATTCTCAATACCTGGGAGGTGGATCCCGCCGAGGTGATGGCCTCCCAGGAAGTCCATGACATCGCCGTGGCGCTCGGCATCGAGCCGGGGTCGGAGGATCTGAGCGGTCTGCGCTACGCCAAGGTCTGCGTGCTGGCGGACGCCGACCCGGATGGCGCGCACATCGCCACGCTGCTCTGCGCGCTCTTTCTGCGTCACTTCCCCGCCCTTGTCCGGGCCGGGCACGTGTTCATGGCCATGCCGCCGCTCTATCGCATCGATGTTGGCAAGGAGACCTGGTACGCCCTCGACGAGGAGGAGCGCCAGGGGATTCTCGACCGCATCAGCGCGGAGAAGCGCAGGGGCAAAGTGGCGACCACGCGTTTCAAGGGGCTCGGCGAGATGAACCCGCTGCAGCTGCGCGAGACCACCATGGCACCGGATACCCGCCGCCTGGTGCAGCTGACCGTCGATGCGCCGGAAGAGACCGAGACCCTGATGGCCATGCTGCTCGGCAAGCGCGCCGCGGCGCAGCGCCGCGCCTGGCTCGAGCGCAAGGGCGACCTCGCCGACGTACTGGTCTGA
- the parC gene encoding DNA topoisomerase IV subunit A, translating into MTEHTGANDFERRPLHEFTEKAYLDYSMYVILDRALPHVGDGLKPVQRRIVYAMSELGLSAASKHKKSARTVGDVLGKYHPHGDSACYEAMVLMAQPFSYRYPLVDGQGNWGSADDPKSFAAMRYTEARLAPYSRLLLQELGQGTVEWQPNFDGSLDEPVTLPARVPNVLLNGGTGIAVGMATDIPPHNLREVAAACIRLLDEPEADVATLCEHIKGPDFPTEAEVITPAADIRRLYETGHGGLRLRAQWERDGRDVIVTALPFQVSGSRVLEQIAAQMQSKKLPMVEDLRDESDHENPTRLVITLRSNRVDAEEVMQHLFATTDLEKTYRVNLNVIGLDGRPRVRNLRELLGEWLEYRRDTVRRRLQWRLDKVEARLHVLEGLLVAYLNIDEVIAIIREADEPKPALMERFGLTDTQAEAILELRLRHLARLEEMKIRGEQDELAEEREHLQKTLGSKARMTRLIQSELQADAEAYGDDRRSPLVARSSARALSESDLVPSEPVTVVLSQKGWARAAKGHEVDPTKLSYRAGDAFADAATGRSNQLAVFLDTQGRSYSLPAHTLPSARGQGEPLTGRLQPPQGAHFVHVLCGEPEDGTLLAADSGYGFVTRMKYLQGRQKAGKAVLNLASGGHILAPVMLQSDADRVAAATSAGRLLVFPLAQLPELARGKGNKLIDIPAAQRRDGSEQVVGLCTLAAGEPLVVRAGKRTLTLKPADLAGYEGERGRRGRPLPRGFQRVDGLAPLVKE; encoded by the coding sequence ATGACCGAACATACCGGGGCCAATGATTTCGAGCGGCGGCCGCTGCACGAATTCACCGAAAAGGCCTATCTCGACTACTCCATGTACGTCATCCTCGACCGGGCCCTGCCCCACGTGGGCGACGGCCTCAAGCCGGTGCAGCGCCGCATCGTCTATGCGATGTCGGAGCTCGGTCTGTCGGCGGCGTCCAAGCACAAGAAATCGGCCCGTACCGTGGGTGATGTGCTGGGCAAGTACCATCCGCACGGCGATTCGGCGTGTTACGAGGCCATGGTCCTGATGGCCCAGCCGTTCTCCTACCGCTATCCGCTGGTGGATGGCCAGGGCAACTGGGGGTCGGCGGACGATCCCAAGTCCTTCGCGGCCATGCGCTACACCGAGGCGCGGCTGGCGCCGTATTCGCGGCTGCTGCTGCAGGAACTGGGGCAGGGGACCGTTGAGTGGCAGCCCAATTTCGACGGCAGCCTTGATGAGCCGGTCACGCTGCCGGCCCGGGTGCCCAATGTGCTGCTGAACGGTGGCACGGGGATCGCCGTTGGCATGGCCACTGATATTCCACCGCACAACCTGCGGGAAGTGGCCGCCGCCTGCATCCGCCTGCTCGACGAGCCGGAAGCCGACGTGGCGACGCTCTGCGAGCACATCAAGGGGCCGGACTTTCCCACCGAGGCGGAGGTCATCACCCCGGCCGCCGACATCCGCCGGCTCTATGAGACCGGGCATGGCGGGCTGCGCCTGCGCGCCCAGTGGGAGCGGGACGGCCGCGATGTCATCGTCACCGCCCTGCCGTTCCAGGTCTCGGGCAGCCGGGTACTCGAGCAGATCGCCGCGCAGATGCAGTCGAAGAAGCTGCCGATGGTCGAGGATCTGCGCGATGAATCCGATCATGAGAACCCCACTCGACTGGTGATCACCCTGCGCTCCAATCGGGTGGATGCCGAGGAGGTGATGCAGCATCTGTTCGCCACCACCGATCTCGAGAAGACCTACCGGGTCAACCTGAACGTCATTGGCCTCGATGGCCGGCCGCGGGTGCGCAACCTGCGCGAACTGCTCGGTGAATGGCTCGAATATCGCCGCGATACCGTTCGCCGCCGCCTGCAGTGGCGCCTGGACAAGGTCGAGGCGCGGTTGCATGTGCTTGAAGGTCTTCTGGTCGCCTACCTCAACATCGACGAGGTGATCGCCATCATCCGTGAGGCGGATGAGCCCAAGCCCGCGCTCATGGAGCGCTTCGGCCTGACCGATACCCAGGCCGAGGCGATTCTCGAACTGCGCCTGCGGCATCTGGCACGGCTCGAGGAAATGAAGATCCGTGGCGAGCAGGATGAACTCGCCGAGGAACGGGAGCACCTGCAGAAGACCCTGGGTTCGAAGGCGAGGATGACGCGGCTCATCCAGTCGGAGCTCCAGGCCGACGCCGAAGCATACGGCGATGACCGACGCTCGCCGCTGGTCGCCCGCAGCAGCGCCCGGGCACTCAGCGAGAGCGACCTCGTGCCCAGCGAGCCCGTCACCGTCGTGCTGTCGCAGAAGGGCTGGGCGCGTGCCGCCAAGGGCCATGAGGTGGATCCGACAAAACTCTCCTACCGTGCCGGTGACGCCTTTGCCGATGCCGCCACCGGGCGCAGCAACCAGCTTGCCGTTTTCCTGGACACCCAAGGACGCAGTTACAGCCTCCCGGCGCATACGCTGCCATCGGCCCGCGGGCAGGGCGAACCCCTCACCGGGCGGCTGCAGCCGCCGCAGGGCGCACACTTTGTCCATGTGCTCTGTGGCGAGCCCGAAGACGGCACGCTGCTGGCAGCCGACTCCGGCTATGGCTTCGTCACCCGCATGAAATACCTTCAGGGCCGTCAGAAGGCCGGCAAGGCGGTGCTCAACCTGGCCTCCGGCGGCCATATCCTGGCGCCGGTCATGCTGCAGAGCGATGCCGACCGGGTGGCCGCCGCGACCAGCGCCGGACGCCTGCTGGTCTTCCCGCTGGCGCAGCTTCCGGAGCTGGCCCGTGGCAAGGGCAACAAGCTCATCGACATTCCGGCGGCGCAGCGCCGGGATGGCAGTGAGCAGGTGGTCGGGCTATGCACGCTCGCCGCCGGGGAGCCACTGGTCGTGCGGGCCGGCAAACGGACGCTGACCCTCAAACCGGCCGATCTGGCCGGCTACGAGGGGGAACGCGGCCGCCGTGGACGACCGCTGCCGCGTGGATTCCAGCGCGTGGACGGCCTCGCGCCCCTCGTCAAGGAGTAG
- the htpX gene encoding protease HtpX: MKRIMLFLGTNIAIIIVLGTVLRLLGVDRLLQADGGALDYQALLIFAAVFGMGGSFLSLAISKWMAKRAMGVRVIEKPANAVEQWLIDTVREQARAAGVGMPEVGIYDSPQVNAFATGMSRNNALVAVSSGLLQTMTRDEAEAVLAHEVCHVQNGDMVTLALIQGVVNTFVIFLARVIGHFVDRAVFKNERGHGPGFWITTIIAEILLAVLASVIVMWFSRQREFRADAGAAALAGRDKMIAALQRLGGTPPAEDLPDQMEAFGISGRIARGGLKRWFMSHPPIEERIEALRRG, translated from the coding sequence GTGAAGCGGATCATGCTGTTCCTGGGCACCAACATCGCCATCATCATCGTGCTGGGCACGGTGCTGAGGCTGCTGGGTGTTGATCGCCTGCTGCAGGCGGACGGCGGTGCACTGGACTATCAGGCGCTGCTGATCTTCGCCGCGGTATTCGGCATGGGCGGCAGCTTTCTGTCGCTTGCCATCTCCAAGTGGATGGCCAAGCGCGCCATGGGCGTGCGGGTGATCGAAAAGCCTGCCAACGCGGTCGAGCAATGGCTCATCGATACGGTCCGCGAGCAGGCCCGTGCCGCCGGCGTCGGCATGCCCGAGGTGGGGATCTACGACTCGCCCCAGGTCAACGCCTTCGCGACTGGCATGAGCCGCAACAACGCCCTGGTCGCCGTCAGCAGCGGACTGCTCCAGACCATGACCCGGGACGAGGCCGAGGCGGTGCTCGCCCACGAGGTCTGTCATGTCCAGAACGGCGACATGGTCACGCTGGCGCTTATCCAGGGGGTTGTGAATACCTTCGTGATCTTCCTCGCCCGGGTCATCGGCCATTTTGTCGATCGGGCGGTGTTCAAGAACGAGCGTGGCCACGGCCCCGGTTTCTGGATCACCACCATCATCGCCGAGATCCTGCTGGCGGTGCTCGCCTCGGTGATCGTGATGTGGTTCTCGCGCCAGCGCGAGTTCCGGGCCGATGCCGGCGCCGCGGCCCTCGCCGGCCGCGACAAGATGATCGCGGCCCTGCAGCGTCTCGGCGGCACACCGCCGGCGGAGGACCTGCCGGACCAGATGGAGGCCTTCGGTATCTCGGGACGCATTGCCCGGGGTGGATTGAAGCGCTGGTTCATGTCGCATCCACCGATCGAGGAGCGGATCGAGGCCCTGAGACGCGGTTAG
- the epmB gene encoding EF-P beta-lysylation protein EpmB, giving the protein MMPAQWQREWQAALRDPAALLEKLQLDPDLLGPARQAADLFPLRVPQAYLARIRPGDPDDPLLRQVLPIGAEATDTPGFADDPVGDGASLRDGGVIHKYQGRALLVATGACAINCRYCFRRHFPYAEASASAGHWTAALAYLRGDSTIHEAILSGGDPLSLNDRRLRELADGLADIPHLRRIRVHSRLPVVLPSRIDADLLDWLAGTRLSAVMVIHANHPNELDTGVAEALQRLAEQGVRLYNQAVLLRGVNDDADVLEALGERLFDLGVQPYYLHLLDRVRGAAHFEVPETEACGLMRRLAARTPGYLLPRLVREVAGEPWKVPIEWTAKG; this is encoded by the coding sequence ATGATGCCAGCGCAGTGGCAGCGCGAGTGGCAGGCGGCCCTCCGCGATCCCGCCGCTCTGCTCGAGAAGCTGCAGCTCGACCCTGACCTGCTCGGACCGGCCCGGCAGGCCGCCGATCTGTTTCCACTACGGGTACCCCAGGCCTATCTCGCCCGTATCCGCCCGGGAGACCCGGATGATCCGCTGCTGCGCCAGGTCCTGCCCATCGGCGCCGAGGCAACGGATACCCCGGGTTTCGCTGATGATCCAGTCGGCGATGGCGCGAGCCTGCGAGACGGCGGCGTGATCCACAAGTACCAGGGCCGCGCCCTGCTGGTGGCCACCGGTGCCTGCGCCATCAACTGCCGCTACTGCTTTCGCCGGCATTTCCCTTACGCCGAGGCCAGCGCCAGCGCTGGACACTGGACCGCGGCCCTGGCGTACCTGCGGGGAGACAGCACGATCCATGAGGCCATCCTCAGCGGCGGCGACCCACTCAGCCTGAACGACCGACGCCTGCGGGAACTGGCGGATGGTCTGGCCGACATCCCCCATCTGCGCCGCATCCGCGTCCACAGCCGTCTGCCGGTGGTCCTGCCAAGCCGGATCGACGCCGACCTGCTGGACTGGCTCGCCGGTACCCGCCTCAGCGCGGTCATGGTCATCCATGCCAACCACCCCAACGAACTCGATACCGGCGTGGCCGAGGCCCTCCAGCGCCTCGCTGAGCAAGGCGTGCGACTCTATAACCAGGCGGTCCTGCTGCGCGGAGTCAATGATGACGCCGACGTGCTCGAGGCGCTCGGCGAGCGGTTATTCGACCTCGGTGTCCAGCCCTACTACCTGCACCTCCTCGACCGTGTCCGAGGCGCGGCCCACTTCGAGGTACCCGAAACCGAGGCCTGCGGGCTGATGCGCCGTCTGGCCGCCCGCACCCCCGGCTACCTGTTACCAAGACTCGTGCGCGAGGTGGCCGGCGAGCCGTGGAAGGTGCCGATCGAGTGGACAGCAAAGGGTTGA